CTGCGGCACTCCCGTCGACGCCCACTCCCTCCCTCCGACCAAGCCTTCCTCCCCCGGCCACCTCACATCTACACCACGCGCCTCCTCCACGCCGCTCGATCTTAAAGTTTACACTCTCTCGGAGCTGAAGACGGCCACCAAGAATTTCCGCCCCGACACGCTGCTCGGAGAGGGCGGATTTGGGCGGGTCTTCAAAGGCTGGGTCGATAGGGAAACCTACGCGCCGTCTAAGGTCGGCGTTGGCATCCCCGTCGCGGTCAAAAAGTCAAATCCCGACAGCTCTCAAGGCCTCCGGGAATGGAAGGTTTATTAATTTCCAGctcattgttttttattttttattttttaatttttaaattttgtgggtAATTTTCATAGGCTGAGGTGGAATTCTTGGGGAAATTTACCCATCCAAATGTCGTGAAATTAATCGGCTATTGCTGGGAGGACAAGCACTTTCTCCTTGCTTATGAGTACATGGAGAGGGGTAGTTTGGAGAATCACTTATTTCGAAGTGAGTTTCCGGTTTTGCCCTTCTAATTTGACTAAATAAaagtcctttttttttttataattttttttgaaatttttttagaaggtGTACAGCCACCGTCATGGGAAACGCGGATTAAAATAGCGGTGGGGGCGGCGCGTGGATTGACGTTCCTCCATACGTCGGAGAAGAGCGTGATTTACCGCGACTTCAAAGCGGCTAATATTCTCCTGGACTgggtaattattaattattaattattaatttgtttttgttttttaaataattattttgattttttatatttatataaaataaaaatgttgttATTTCAGGATTTTAACCCAAAATTGTCGGATTTTGGGCTGGCGAAACTGGGCCCATCGAATGGTTACTCCCACGTCAGCACGGATCCAGTGGGCACCTGCGGCTACGCTGCCCCTGAGTACATTGCTAGTGGTATTATTTACCTTCcttctcctcttttttttttcaaaatgactTTAATACCCCTGAACTTTTTAGTAAATTCCAAATAGACCCTTCAAGAAATTTCCCTAACGTGTAGGTCAAAATTAGGACACATGTACGGGTATATACGGGTTGGGTTgagaaatttatttgaatcaatccaaaatttcgagttggttgGTGAGTTGGTGATCTAAGCAACACGAACAGAGTTCACAATCTAACCTAAACcttctatttttgggttgagttgttgaaattagatgaacacgacccttcacaatggtatgatattgttttttggtctcattccaatggagagagtattccttgattgtATAAACtcagtcaatgtgggactttcatcatccaacacctcatctcgaataaagtacgccttcccttaatcgaggctcaactcctttggagtcttagttattttttactgccttcaaggatgcttgactccttttcttttggaggatgctcgactccttttcttttggagtcctttgttcgatatttgaggatttaccaatctattggcacgactaagtttagggcatagcTCGGTactatgttagatgaacacgaccctccacaatggtatgatattgtccactttgagtataagctctcccaaaaggcctcataccaatggagagagtattccttaattataaacccatgatcattccctaaattaatcGATGtaagactttcatcatccaaaagtcgagttgttttttaattatttaaaaaatgcatacggtaaaatattattaattttcataataatcttaatagTAGAGTTTGGTTGTgttgtaaccttattttcaagttggtcAGGTTGACCCAACCACCAAACAATATCAACTCACGAACCAACTTGAATTTTTCGAATCTTTTCACAACCTCGACAACAATTGAACAGGACGTTTGTACATTAAAAGCGACGTGTACGGGTTCGGAGTGGTGCTCCTCGAGCTCCTGACCGGAATGCGGGCAGTGGACCCAAACCGACCAAGTAAGTCTCACAACTTGGTGAAGTGGGCCAAGCCATCACTGAgcaacaagaagaagatgacgAAACTAATGGACCCAAGACTTGGGGACGACTACTCGCCCGGAGGAGCCTGGGGCACAGCTgaactcattttaaaatgtttgaaaatggaCCCCAGAGATCGGCCCTCCATGGAAGAGGTTTTGGTGACCCTTGAAGAAATCAGTACCTTCACAGACAGGCCCAAGAAGAAGCCCAAATCAACAGCTAGGAAGCCCAGACCTTAATGACTTTGGGCCTCACTCCTCAGCCGCACTAAGCCCAATGTATGAGGCCCATTTAGATTTTCAATCCCTCTTACGTGGGCTTCAACTATTGGCTGATTTTAAGtggtcatatatatatatatatatatattttaaagtttgtagATGTGATCCGTATAAAAAGGTATCTTGGTTAGATGTTTTATGAGTCCCTTTCGACGTCGTCATCATGAACCTCATCATTATCACGTCGTCATCAGAACTATAGCTAGTAGGTCCTCAAGGCACGACCTTGACGTCGACTACAACTCATAGTTCTCATCATATTGTTATGGACATTGTTCTCAAATTCTCTAGTAATGATTAGTTAGATCTGAGTGATTGAAGACCCCTAACCATGATTTGTTCGAATACGGATTGGTAAACAAGAGTTGGCTAGGCTGAGTGATTGAAGACCGACCCCCCTAACCGCACCCACAAGGcttttataaagttttcatAAGGTTCACTGTATTTTTAAAGCTCAACCCTAACTCTATCAACTTATAAAGATACTACTATAGACCCATGCCCGGGTAGATGAACTAAAAGAAACTAATCGGTCAACCTCTAATAGTCTCCACAAAGCACAAATCAAACATAGCcaattctaaaatattatcCCGACTCTCAACAAACGAGCTTAATTCACAATTAGGAGATTGTTGGTGAACCCCTAATCGTCCTCGTATAACAATATTAACATATTATGTCCAAACATCGTTTTGtcgttttcttaaaaaatcaAGCATCTTAACGGTTTCAGTTCTAAACTTAACATGCTTTTAATCGTTCTAATCAACTCATCTTAATTCTAAACTTTAATAACACGCTTCTATAGATATTACAAATTTGTCTTAATCTGACCTCTGAAAGTGCTATTACTACCTATGGTGAGTACTTTTTAAGTCGGTTTGGTTCCTAAGaaaacttcaaattcttcCCGAATCTTTAAATAGGTCTTGATGTTTGCGCAAAATCTAGTCCATATTCACAACCTCTCCATGTGGAAGCGAGGAAAATACTCACATCGATATAGTGCTATGTCCAACACGTTCTAATGTCTCTAGCGGAAGTCCTTGTCATGGTAGTAAGAATCAAAGGGAAGAAGACAACATACCACAACTTGGCTAGTACTAAACTCGTAggttgtttcttcttttaaccGCCTCTTCATCAAGGGTTACGTAGATGGTTGACCCACACCGCACCACGACAATTAGGTGGACCATGAACTTAAGGATCTGAATCTTATCCTCAACGTTTATACTTTTCTTCACCAAGGGTTACGTATATGGTTGACCCACACCGCACCACGACAACTAGATGGACCATGACTTTAAGGAATCGAATCTTATCTCCAACGTTCATACTTTTCTTTactaagtaaataaataaatacatttatataatataaatatacaataaGTTAATCTTGACCAGGTTGGGGAGGAACACAAGAACAGAGATATACAATTTCCATCTCCGACCCCACTTGGCTcacaaaaaaaagatttatgcCTACTGTCTCTTCATTTAAGTGAAATTTTTTCATCCTGTTCAAGGCGGGACCTTGCTTTTTGAATTAAACAACATCTATAACGGgaaaacttcaaaatcataattaaagaGAGATCGAAGACAAACACAAACGATAGAAACTAAAACGTCGAATACAATACAAAGATCATTGCATGCTGGTTTGAGcgatagagagagaagaaaaagaagccaTTTTTATTCATAGGAAGCAACAAAGGCGACCAATGGGAGGGATTCAAAGCATAAAAACACACCCATTTGTCAGCCGCCATACAAAGAAACAGCAACAAAGTTGAACGACAGGGACCCAAATTACAACAGCTTTAGTCTTACATATGCATAGTTGAACACGATCTTCTTACATATTAACCTTAAACATTCCGAAGCTTCACGGCGTAATAATGTCGGGTTTGTTACATGTTTGGTCTCGCATTCATACGAGACGCTATCTTTTGTCCCAGAGACCTGTCTGCTTGAGTCCAATACGAGATCCATATGTTGCGAACCTCATGAGTCACTTTCGGGTCCGATAACGCTTCTACGAACCGATTCACGAACCGTTCTTGCCTGGATTAACATATAATAAGCTTTATGAAAATTGATCTGTTTTGGTTCTAAATAGTTATGGAAAATTATATAGCTGTATGGGGTGGTGGGTACCTGTCTGGTGCCCATGATCGGTATCTGTCTCCAGCTTGCTTGAAGTTATGATTCTCCTTTGGAATCACACACTGAAAAGTTGtgaaaaagtcaaaaagttAAAGCCCCACCACTAATTCTTGTCTCTTCCACTCACTCCATTATTAACACAACACACCAAAACATAGTTGTTGAACATAACACAACACACGATAACGTATTTGGTATGATTGAGGATATTTAGTCTTCTATTATGGTTTCATATAGGCATCGgatttgatcttttattattataaacaaatatcaTTCATCCTTTGCTCTCCTTTCCATtcctttgtaatttatttgattcggTAAATAATTGTACATAGATAATTTTTACCACCATTTAAGTGTGGTGGGTTTAGTAAATATTCTCAATAGTGATAGGTACGGGGCGAGGTGGGACTTCTCTATCCTCATCTCTTTCAGGCGGGTAAGATGGGAAATATAATCATATTCTCGACCCCGTTTAGATAATGaggagaaatctctctctattctCTAAATGGAGATTCTTAGCTCCATTAGAGATGGGAAATATAATCATAGTTCCCGACCCTGTTTAGATAATGACAAGAAATCTATCTCTGTTCTCTAAATGGAGATTCTTAGCTCCATTTGAGATGAGAAATATAATCACAGTTCCCGACCATGTTTAGATAATGAGGAGAAGTCTCTCTCTATTCTCTAAACGGAGATTCTTAGCTCCATTCGAGatggaaaatataattacagtTCCCGACCCTCTTTAGGTAATGagtagaaatctctctctattctCTAAATAGAGATTCTTAGCTCCATTCGAGTTGGGAAATATAATCACAGTTCCCGACCCTCTTTAGGTAATGaggagaaatctctctctattttctaAATAGAGATTCTTAGCTCCATTCGAGATGGGAAATATAATCACAGTTCACGACCCTGTTTAGATAATGAcgagaaatctctctctattctCTAAATGGAGATTCTTAGTTCCATTTGAGAGACAGGGTCTTTACTAGCTAAATAAACATCTCTAATAAGAAACGAACACTAaccctttctctttttccgCTCAACACATTGGGCGGCATCGGGTACTTCTCAGCATGGCGACAAGCATCGTATCTGGAAGGGAAGTAATTCACctaacaaaccaaaaaaaacccATCAAATAACAATTTCGAAAGAAACCCAATTCAAGAAACAAAACGAAATCACAAACCAACCTCCTCATCTCTATGCATAAAGTTCATAAACCCTTCATGATGATTATTATGGTGAGGACACTTAGGAGCATTAACCGGCAGCTGAAGATAATTAGGGCCAAGCCGATGCCTTTGAGTATCAGCATAAGCAAAGCTCCTAGCTTGCAACATCTTATCATCGGAGTAATGAATCCCCGGCACCAACGACATAGAGAACGCCAACATCTCATTCTCAGCAAAGAAATTATCAATATTCTTATTCAAAACCAACCGTCCCACCGGTCGCAACGGCACGACATCCTCCGGCCAAGCAATGGTCGTGTCGAGCGGCTCAAAATCATAATTGTTTTGGTCTTCATAATCAATGGTTTGAATGTAAAGCCGCCACTCCGGGAAGTTCCCGGCGGCAATGGACTCATAGAGATCTTGAGTGGCGTGGCTATGATTGGAGCCGCCGACTCTAATGGCTTCCTCCTCAAGCATGCTCTTAACCCCACAAGTGGGTTTCCAATGGAATTTAACGAGCCGGGCTTTACCGGCTTTGTTGATTAAAGAATAGGCTTGCACGCCGAAGCCCTCCATGTGGCGGTAGTTAATAGGGATGCCCACGTCATCATAGAACCAAGCGAAGGAGAGCAAGCTTTCAGGGTGGTAAGAGCAAAAATCTAGGAATCTCCAAGATTCTTGGAGATGGGATTTGGGATTTGGTTTAAACGCGCGGATGACGTCAGGGAATTGCATCGCGTCGCGTACGAAAAAGACAGGGAAGTTATTGCCAACTAGATCGAAGTTGCCTTCGCGCGTGTAGAATTTGACGGCGAAGCCACGTGGATCGCGGAGGGTTTCGGGGCTGCCACGTTCGTGGATGACGGTGGAGAAACGGACGATAACGGGGGTTTGGACGCCCGGTGCACGGAGGAAGTCGGCGCAGGATAAGTCGGAGACGTCGTGGGTTA
The nucleotide sequence above comes from Cucurbita pepo subsp. pepo cultivar mu-cu-16 chromosome LG11, ASM280686v2, whole genome shotgun sequence. Encoded proteins:
- the LOC111805209 gene encoding probable serine/threonine-protein kinase PIX13; the encoded protein is MKPIPSLSLEASSEPPSMGNLCGTPVDAHSLPPTKPSSPGHLTSTPRASSTPLDLKVYTLSELKTATKNFRPDTLLGEGGFGRVFKGWVDRETYAPSKVGVGIPVAVKKSNPDSSQGLREWKAEVEFLGKFTHPNVVKLIGYCWEDKHFLLAYEYMERGSLENHLFRKGVQPPSWETRIKIAVGAARGLTFLHTSEKSVIYRDFKAANILLDWDFNPKLSDFGLAKLGPSNGYSHVSTDPVGTCGYAAPEYIASGRLYIKSDVYGFGVVLLELLTGMRAVDPNRPSKSHNLVKWAKPSLSNKKKMTKLMDPRLGDDYSPGGAWGTAELILKCLKMDPRDRPSMEEVLVTLEEISTFTDRPKKKPKSTARKPRP
- the LOC111805312 gene encoding catalase isozyme 2 — translated: MDPYKYRPSSAYNTPFCTTNSGAPIWNNTAVMSVGERGPILLEDYQLIEKIATFTRERIPERVVHARGASAKGFFEVTHDVSDLSCADFLRAPGVQTPVIVRFSTVIHERGSPETLRDPRGFAVKFYTREGNFDLVGNNFPVFFVRDAMQFPDVIRAFKPNPKSHLQESWRFLDFCSYHPESLLSFAWFYDDVGIPINYRHMEGFGVQAYSLINKAGKARLVKFHWKPTCGVKSMLEEEAIRVGGSNHSHATQDLYESIAAGNFPEWRLYIQTIDYEDQNNYDFEPLDTTIAWPEDVVPLRPVGRLVLNKNIDNFFAENEMLAFSMSLVPGIHYSDDKMLQARSFAYADTQRHRLGPNYLQLPVNAPKCPHHNNHHEGFMNFMHRDEEVNYFPSRYDACRHAEKYPMPPNVLSGKRERCVIPKENHNFKQAGDRYRSWAPDRQERFVNRFVEALSDPKVTHEVRNIWISYWTQADRSLGQKIASRMNARPNM